In the genome of Mytilus edulis chromosome 3, xbMytEdul2.2, whole genome shotgun sequence, one region contains:
- the LOC139515131 gene encoding uncharacterized protein: MDGIEKSHAMRRAIDDYLNELEENILVDLVTKHSTLESNMNTLLKHIDHQSNKICNLQEKLSKMTKYATELQMYVGLREMEKATSEVKMYKMYIEDLKSGCNLNEHTLEIEISFHLESMSEVIKSFGEINITARCFSIQVKTGRKDQAQDLVSTAPGIEQIQPLLVRTLTEEIGPINVFACHILPDSNFIILDNHKKQLLLFSHDGIFIKTVVTFNEFTGDLCLVENNTVAVTFESNVKNQTALVDMEKNEISKTIEISHDCLGVTCDFQMLVISGVGSKKSTMVNLKDMSQNILEGVWGNRILLYKDKIYCIDSKQHKVNCYERTGEHIWTFMDNEINNPCGLALDINGFVYIASSGKSTIVVVSPDATTSKTIRQEAEGMIKPIGIDIHRNTGMMIVPCQIREDKPRILLFRI; this comes from the coding sequence ATGGATGGCATAGAAAAAAGTCATGCAATGAGAAGGGCAATAGATGATTACCTAAATGAATTAGAAGAAAACATTCTTGTTGACTTAGTAACGAAGCACTCGACACTGGAATCAAATATGAACACTCTTCTAAAACACATTGATCATCAATCAAATAAGATATGCAACCTTCAAGAAAAGTTATCTAAAATGACCAAATATGCTACCGAGTTACAAATGTACGTAGGTTTGAGGGAAATGGAGAAAGCAACTTCTGAAgtgaaaatgtacaaaatgtacatagaaGATTTAAAGAGTGGCTGCAACCTGAATGAGCACACCTTAGAAATTGAAATATCGTTTCATCTTGAATCAATGTCAGAGGTTATTAAATCATTCGGAGAAATAAATATCACTGCTAGGTGTTTTTCGATTCAAGTTAAGACTGGAAGGAAAGACCAAGCACAAGATTTAGTTTCAACTGCTCCTGGAATTGAACAAATTCAACCACTATTGGTGAGAACACTTACAGAGGAAATTGGACCTATAAATGTATTTGCGTGTCACATATTACCTGATAGTAATTTTATAATCCTTGATAATCATAAAAAACAGCTATTGCTTTTCAGTCATGATGGTATCTTCATAAAGACTGTGGTTACATTCAATGAATTTACAGGGGATTTATGCTTAGTTGAAAACAATACCGTAGCTGTCACATTCGAATCAAATGTGAAAAACCAGACAGCGCTGGTGGACATGGAAAAGAATGAAATTAGTAAGACAATTGAAATAAGTCATGACTGCTTGGGAGTAACTTGTGATTTCCAAATGTTGGTCATCAGCGGTGTTGGTTCCAAAAAAAGTACTATGGTAAATTTAAAAGATATGTCTCAAAATATCTTAGAAGGAGTATGGGGAAATCGCATTTTGCTTTACAAAGACAAGATTTATTGCATTGACAGCAAACAGCACAAAGTAAATTGCTACGAAAGGACGGGGGAACATATATGGACATTTATGGACAATGAAATCAACAATCCGTGTGGACTTGCATTGGACATTAATGGCTTTGTTTATATTGCTTCTTCTGGGAAAAGTACAATAGTAGTCGTGTCACCAGATGCTACAACAAGTAAGACAATACGACAAGAAGCTGAAGGAATGATTAAACCTATCGGAATTGATATACACAGAAACACGGGAATGATGATTGTTCCATGCCAAATAAGGGAGGACAAACCACGTATCTTACTTTTtagaatttga